The window tgacaactttcttcgaaatcttacggaatccgggcacgtgggtgaattttaggaattttgcaTTTTGGGtcgggtaatcactttaatagtgggtatatgaacttttgagcatagattgattaatttatataatgttagactagttttgagtcgtttggCACCAAATTTAGAGGTTTGAGCACGTTCTTGAatcgggaagtgggctttgagacgaggtatgTCTCGTTtgtaaccttgtaagagaaaaaTTTCCCCATTGGTGAATTAACTAATATATGTGACTacttgtggggggctacgtacgtacgaagtggcgagagttcgtgcgtagatACTATTCATGCTAAAGTCCGCATAGTCTAGGACccctatcatgctatacttgaaatAATTGCGCCTTTACTTGTCAATTGGATTGCTTAAATCATAGTTCCATAAATTGTAAAAGAATTCCAAAAGGATAAGTCTTTACTCGTTTGAGGTTATGAATAAGACACTTGACTGTTATTGAAAAACTTGTGTTTCTTTAAGTGTTTTCTATTTTTGAGCGGGCCGAGCACCTCGgcaggttaaatagatgcatccATGGTTCACAtcgttcaaccctcggcagtgcacattttaaataTCATTGTGTTGGTTCGGGCCGTAAGACCTCGGCATTATTTGCGCATGTTAACTCTTGGGATTAAAAATTGTGAAAAGGATATTTATCatctattgttgttgattttttagTATATTTATTGTAATCCATGCTTAGTTAAAATTTTGACTTATTATCATTAgccttagtaagtgtcaagtcgatccctcgttactacttcttcgaggttagactggatacttactgggtacatattgctttatgtactcatgctatccTTCTGCACTTAACTGTGCAGgatctaaggcaggtgcatctggatatccgTTCGGCACGCATTCTTGATCCTGGTTCAAGATTCCACGATGAGCTTCCCTTCTGAGCTGTTTAGCAGCATGTCGGAGtctctattttattttgtttctgtctattctatttcGGACTGTAAGCTAgacatcttttgtatattctactagttgacCACaaacttgtgacactagatcttggcaTGTATTAGTAGACTTGTGGTTTTTTGGGTTATGTACTTATGGTTATAAACATTTTTACCTGCTTCACTTATTAATTCAAAACAGTCTCTCGTCAAATCTTTTAAATTAAGTAAAATTACTACATGGGAAATTTGTTAAAATGGGAATGTTATTAAGTTaatcattgttggcttgtctagccacggttggacgccatcacggcctgatatggaattgggtcgtgacaatatggtatcagattgctaagttcacgtaggtctcacaagttatgggcaagtctaatagagtcttgtgaatctttgcgaagacgtctgtacttatatttgagAGGCTATATTATGTTAGGAAAGTACTCTTTATTCatatcctatcgtgcagttgatggtgtactaagtttcttccttttattctctcacaaatggtgagaacgcgcacagTAGGCATTCCTGACTAGGGAAGAGCTGCTCCCCGTATTGCTAGAGATTGAGGTAGAGTCCGGGGGAGGGCACCAACCCGAGGTAGGGGACAAGGATGTCCCAGAGTACCCCCAGTTGCATCGCCAAtaaatccagtggaggatcctatagttgaggagcagggcgaggtgcccatAGCAAAGCCAGCACCGACCGACTTCATGATGGCACCGGGCTTCcaagaggtcatgggtcgtatgctacggttcatggattctatgacccaggcCGGTTTacttccagcagacccagccacatctcaggcgggaaggggagaacagacccctaccgctcaggcccCTGGGCATGCAGCCGTTGTATATCATACCCCGGTCACCCTTCCCATGGGCGGTGCCTAGCAAGTCGCAGCAGTTGTACCTGAGACTAGACTAGCTGTGGCCGGCGAGCCGTAGAAGCTTTTAGACAGATGGATTAGGATTCACCCTTCgttctttgggggtgagcgacatgagtaTCCTTAGGACTTCATTGACATGTGCtgggacaaactgcacaacatgagcatattggagtctcatggggtggatttcactaacTTTTAGTTGGAGGGTAGCATACGTaggtggtggaagtcttatcttcttagTAGACCAGAAGATTCTCCTACCATGACTTGGGGCCATTTCATACGCCTATTCTTGGATACGTATCTTCCACCCTCTCATAGGGAAGAGCTACGGTTTTAGTTTAAGCAGcttcagcagggtcagatgtaTGTGATCGATTCTGAGGCAAGATTCTCTGAGATGTCTCGCCATGCAcatatgatactccctactgaggcggagcgagtgcagaggtttgttgtaGGGTTGCACTCAAGTATTCAGGCTAGTATGGTTCGAGAGCTGGAGATGAGGACTGCCTATCaactagtagtggagattgcCCACAAGATTGAGGGTTACCGTCAGAGGGGTAGAGATCAGATGCAGTGGGACAAGAGGTATCATTTttttggagagttcagaggtgccccaactgggggcagaggtcatttTGGGAGGCGCCAGCCCAGCAGGACCCCGTATACAGCACCACCAGAGAGTTCATATCGCCTACCAGCTATTCAGGATTTCTTCCGgttggtattcaggccatcagggtcagacttcgggGCAGTAGGTCACcgcaccgagaggttgttttgagtgcggggaattGAGTCATGTGCGGAGATATTACCCTAGTATTTGGGGCTAGTTaatgcagcagggtcagcagcctatgattacagctcCAGCAGCCACACCAGCTGTCCGGCAGTCCATAGGCAGAGGGAAGGCTGGTAGAGGTCgtcccagaggtggaggtcaggcaggcggaggccagccaggtggcgctccagccagatgttatgcttttccgggcagaccagatgcagtggcctcagatgtcaTGATCACATATATTATCTCTGTCTGTGGTAGGGATGtttcaatattatttgatccaagatctacctattcatatgtgtcatccttgtttgctcattttctggatattcctcgtgagtccttgggtactcatgtttatgtgtccacttttGTGGGtattgttgtggatcagatctatcggtcctgtgtggttACATTATGTGGATATGAGACTAGTGCGGATcttctgttacttgatatgacttattttgaggtcatcctaggcatggactggctatctccatatcacgccatccttgattgtcatgccaagactgttactttagcgatgccagagttgaCGAGGTTAGAGTtgaagggttcatctgtcagtacatctagttgggttatatcttttattaaggctcgacatatggtcgagaagggttgtttggcttatttagcctatgttcgggatactaccgtACAGACTCCGATAATTGATTCAGTGCGagtagttcgggagttcgccgatgtgtttccttctaaccttccaggcatgccaccagatcgtgatatcgatttttgtATGGACATG is drawn from Nicotiana tomentosiformis chromosome 12, ASM39032v3, whole genome shotgun sequence and contains these coding sequences:
- the LOC138902190 gene encoding uncharacterized protein — protein: MQQGQQPMITAPAATPAVRQSIGRGKAGRGRPRGGGQAGGGQPGGAPARCYAFPGRPDAVASDVMITYIISVCGRDVSILFDPRSTYSYVSSLFAHFLDIPRESLGTHVYVSTFVGIVVDQIYRSCVVTLCGYETSADLLLLDMTYFEVILGMDWLSPYHAILDCHAKTVTLAMPELTRLELKGSSVSTSSWVISFIKARHMVEKGCLAYLAYVRDTTVQTPIIDSVRVVREFADVFPSNLPGMPPDRDIDFCMDMAPGT